A single window of Polaribacter sp. SA4-10 DNA harbors:
- a CDS encoding class I SAM-dependent RNA methyltransferase, whose translation MEKDFKMTATTLFGLEGVLAEELKNLGAQDVKEGIRSVTFRGDTGFMYKANIALRTAVRILKPIKVCKIYDEEDLYEAIQKIKWENFLEVEGTFAIGAVVNSKNFTSNSHYISLKSKDAIADYFRHKYSKRPNVDLDFPDLKIHIHIHKDWLTVSLDSSGDSLHKRGYRTATNIAPINEVLAAGMVLLSGYTGEENFIDPMCGSGTILIEAAMIANHIPANINRKLFAFENWKDYDEDLYFTIQESLLKKIRSSHFKIMGFDKAPSAVQKAQANIENANLDEFIGVHHVNFFNSKKEVFGNTTILFNPPYGERLNIDTEEFYKKIGDTLKNNYPGSSAWLITSDTDALKAVGLRTSKRIALKNGDLNCKFVKYELYEGTRKFKEPKEDTLDADIETTSED comes from the coding sequence ATGGAAAAAGATTTTAAAATGACGGCAACAACACTTTTCGGTTTAGAAGGTGTGTTGGCAGAAGAGCTTAAAAATTTAGGTGCACAAGACGTTAAGGAAGGCATAAGAAGTGTTACTTTTAGAGGTGATACAGGTTTTATGTACAAAGCAAATATTGCTTTAAGAACTGCTGTTCGTATTTTAAAACCCATAAAAGTTTGTAAAATTTACGATGAAGAAGATTTATATGAAGCGATTCAGAAAATAAAGTGGGAAAATTTTTTAGAAGTAGAAGGTACTTTTGCAATAGGAGCAGTTGTAAATTCTAAGAATTTCACTTCTAATTCACACTATATATCATTAAAATCTAAGGATGCAATTGCAGATTATTTTCGTCATAAATATAGTAAAAGACCAAATGTAGATTTAGATTTTCCAGATTTAAAAATTCATATTCATATTCACAAAGATTGGTTAACAGTTTCTCTAGATTCTTCAGGAGATTCACTTCATAAAAGAGGATATAGAACCGCTACAAATATTGCACCAATTAACGAAGTTTTGGCTGCTGGTATGGTTTTATTGTCTGGTTATACAGGTGAAGAAAACTTCATTGATCCAATGTGTGGTTCTGGTACAATATTAATTGAAGCAGCTATGATTGCCAATCATATTCCTGCCAATATCAACAGAAAACTCTTTGCTTTCGAAAATTGGAAAGATTATGATGAAGATTTATATTTTACCATTCAAGAATCATTATTAAAGAAAATTCGTTCTTCTCATTTTAAAATAATGGGGTTTGATAAAGCGCCTTCTGCAGTTCAAAAAGCACAAGCAAATATAGAAAATGCGAATCTAGATGAATTTATTGGTGTGCATCACGTCAACTTTTTCAATTCTAAAAAAGAGGTTTTTGGAAACACAACAATCTTATTTAATCCACCTTATGGGGAGCGTTTAAATATTGATACAGAAGAGTTTTATAAAAAAATTGGCGATACACTTAAAAACAATTATCCAGGTTCTTCAGCTTGGTTAATTACTTCAGATACAGATGCTTTAAAAGCTGTAGGTCTTAGAACATCTAAAAGAATTGCGCTTAAAAACGGAGATTTAAACTGTAAGTTTGTAAAGTACGAATTGTATG